The Streptomyces sp. NBC_01268 genome window below encodes:
- a CDS encoding ArnT family glycosyltransferase, with product MNSLTRPGRLWRGRPDDAPWVRPAFLGLLLVTAALYLWNLSAGGYANSFYSAAVQAGSESWKAFFFGSLDAANAITVDKPPAALWPMALSVRLFGLGSWQILLPEVLMGVATVGVLYASVRRRFGAGAGLVAGVVLALTPVAALMFRFNNPDALLALLMTVAVYCVLRALELDKGAARWLVWAGVALGFAFLTKTLQAFLILPVLALVYVVCAPGGIGRRFGRLGLGGLAMLVSAGWWVALVELWPASSRPYVGGSQNNSFLELTFGYNGLGRLNGDEVGSVGGGGARGGGTGMELPAGLELPGRGGRGGGGGWGETGLGRMFNEQVGGQISWLLPAALLLLVAGLVVTWRASRTDTARAAFLVWGGSLLLTTGVFSFMAGIFHEYYTVAVAPYLAALIGMGAAVLWEERTRFLASAALAASVAVTAVWAWVLLGRNPDWLPWLRWAVLVAGCAAALGLLVAARLGRAARRIGLTAAGLGLAAALAGPFAYTLATLADGHQGSIVTAGPAGGMRGGPGITRMIFGEGPGGPGMGQFPGGGQDGQDGQGGQGGRGGQDGRGGQGGRGGQGAGRGGQGAGQFPGGAGQPPAAGQAPAAPGESVRRGTPGGLLDGAKVGAAARAKLLADADAYTWAAAAVGAQNAASYQLATEKPVMAIGGFNGSDPSPTLAQFKRYVAEGRIHYFVGSVGGMVGGPGGGGSSEISSWVESTFEKTTVDGTPFYDLTSAKQAARK from the coding sequence GCGGCCAACGCCATCACCGTCGACAAGCCGCCGGCCGCGCTGTGGCCGATGGCCCTGTCGGTCCGCCTCTTCGGCCTCGGCTCCTGGCAGATCCTGCTGCCCGAGGTGCTGATGGGGGTCGCCACCGTCGGCGTCCTGTACGCGTCGGTCCGGCGCCGTTTCGGCGCGGGCGCGGGCCTCGTCGCGGGCGTGGTCCTCGCGCTCACCCCGGTCGCCGCGCTGATGTTCCGCTTCAACAACCCGGACGCGCTGCTGGCGCTGCTGATGACCGTCGCCGTCTACTGCGTGCTGCGCGCGCTGGAGCTCGACAAGGGCGCGGCGCGGTGGCTGGTGTGGGCGGGGGTGGCCCTCGGCTTCGCGTTTCTCACCAAGACCCTGCAGGCCTTCCTGATCCTGCCGGTCCTCGCGCTCGTGTACGTGGTGTGCGCGCCGGGCGGGATCGGGCGCCGGTTCGGGCGGCTCGGCCTCGGCGGGCTCGCGATGCTGGTGTCGGCGGGCTGGTGGGTGGCGCTGGTCGAACTGTGGCCGGCGTCCTCCCGCCCGTACGTCGGCGGCTCGCAGAACAACAGCTTCCTGGAGCTGACCTTCGGCTACAACGGCCTGGGCCGGCTCAACGGCGACGAGGTCGGCAGCGTGGGCGGCGGCGGTGCGCGCGGCGGTGGCACGGGCATGGAGCTCCCGGCCGGGCTGGAGCTGCCGGGGCGCGGCGGCCGGGGCGGTGGCGGCGGCTGGGGCGAGACCGGCCTCGGGCGCATGTTCAACGAGCAGGTCGGCGGCCAGATCTCCTGGCTGCTGCCGGCGGCGCTGCTGCTGCTCGTCGCCGGTCTCGTGGTGACCTGGCGGGCCTCCCGCACGGACACGGCGCGTGCGGCGTTCCTGGTGTGGGGCGGTTCGCTGCTGCTGACGACGGGTGTCTTCAGCTTCATGGCCGGCATCTTCCACGAGTACTACACGGTGGCCGTGGCCCCGTACCTCGCCGCCCTGATCGGCATGGGCGCCGCCGTGCTGTGGGAGGAGCGGACGCGGTTCCTCGCCTCGGCGGCCCTCGCCGCCTCGGTCGCGGTGACGGCGGTGTGGGCGTGGGTGCTGCTCGGCCGGAACCCGGACTGGCTGCCGTGGCTGCGCTGGGCGGTGCTCGTCGCGGGCTGCGCGGCGGCGCTCGGGCTGCTCGTCGCGGCCCGGCTGGGCAGGGCGGCCCGCCGGATCGGCCTGACGGCGGCGGGCCTCGGCCTCGCGGCCGCTCTCGCGGGCCCCTTCGCGTACACGCTGGCCACGCTGGCCGACGGGCACCAGGGCTCGATCGTCACGGCGGGCCCGGCGGGCGGGATGCGCGGCGGTCCGGGGATCACGCGGATGATCTTCGGGGAGGGGCCGGGCGGCCCGGGCATGGGGCAATTCCCGGGCGGCGGCCAGGACGGGCAGGACGGCCAAGGCGGGCAGGGCGGCCGGGGCGGCCAGGACGGCCGGGGCGGCCAGGGCGGCCGGGGCGGTCAAGGCGCCGGCCGGGGCGGTCAGGGCGCCGGCCAGTTCCCCGGGGGCGCAGGTCAGCCTCCCGCCGCCGGTCAGGCCCCCGCGGCACCCGGCGAGAGCGTCCGTCGCGGCACCCCCGGCGGCCTTCTCGACGGGGCGAAGGTCGGCGCCGCCGCCCGTGCCAAGCTGCTCGCCGACGCCGACGCGTACACCTGGGCCGCCGCCGCCGTCGGCGCGCAGAACGCGGCCAGCTACCAGCTCGCGACGGAGAAGCCGGTGATGGCGATCGGCGGCTTCAACGGCAGCGACCCGTCGCCGACGCTCGCGCAGTTCAAGCGGTACGTGGCCGAGGGGAGGATCCACTACTTCGTCGGGTCCGTCGGCGGCATGGTCGGCGGCCCCGGCGGTGGCGGCAGCAGCGAGATCAGCTCGTGGGTGGAGTCCACCTTCGAGAAGACGACCGTGGACGGCACCCCCTTCTACGACCTGACCAGCGCGAAGCAGGCCGCCCGGAAATAA
- a CDS encoding MFS transporter, with product MTAPNGTGGGHPQRWLILGVICLAQLTVLLDNTVLSVAIPSLTSELHATTSDIQWMINAYSLVQSGLLLTAGNAADRYGRKKLLAAGLALFGLGSLAAGLADSTAQLIAARAGMGVGGALLMTTTLAVVMQIFDDSERVKAIALWSTVASLGFAGGPLIGGVILNHFWWGMIFLINIPVAVVALVAVVKLVPESKNPQGERPDLLGALLSTIGMTAVVYAIISGPEHGWISGEVLVPAAIGLLGLGAFALWELHTPYPMLDMHFFRNQKFVGAVGGSILVVFGMGGSLFLLTQHLQFVLGYEPLEAGLRMAPLALTIVGLNLTGIGPKVVMKLGTPPTVALGMTLVAAGLTSISLLGGGTDGSYWGMLLGLVLMGAGIAVSSPAMANALMSAIPPEKAGVGAGINGTLAEFGNGLGVAVLGAVLNARFAALVAVTATSLPAALAAAGSDAQRQQISDAFASGLQTSQLVGAVAVFAGGLLAAALLQRAERAERREQGAENLEVAA from the coding sequence ATGACGGCGCCGAACGGGACCGGGGGCGGCCACCCACAGCGTTGGCTGATCCTCGGCGTCATCTGTCTCGCCCAGCTCACCGTGCTGCTCGACAACACCGTGCTCAGCGTCGCCATCCCTTCGCTGACCTCCGAGCTGCACGCCACCACCAGCGACATCCAGTGGATGATCAACGCCTATTCGCTGGTCCAGTCCGGCCTCCTGCTCACCGCGGGCAACGCCGCCGACCGCTACGGCCGCAAGAAGCTCCTCGCCGCCGGCCTCGCTCTCTTCGGCCTCGGCTCGCTCGCGGCGGGCCTCGCCGACTCCACCGCGCAGTTGATCGCCGCCCGCGCGGGCATGGGCGTCGGCGGCGCGCTCCTGATGACCACGACCCTCGCCGTCGTCATGCAGATCTTCGACGACTCGGAGCGGGTCAAGGCCATCGCGCTCTGGTCCACCGTCGCCTCGCTCGGCTTCGCCGGCGGGCCGCTGATCGGCGGCGTGATCCTGAACCACTTCTGGTGGGGAATGATCTTCCTGATCAACATCCCGGTGGCCGTCGTCGCCCTGGTCGCCGTCGTCAAGCTGGTCCCCGAGTCCAAGAACCCCCAGGGCGAGCGCCCCGACCTGCTCGGCGCACTGCTCTCCACCATCGGCATGACCGCGGTCGTGTACGCCATCATCAGCGGCCCCGAGCACGGCTGGATCTCCGGCGAGGTGCTGGTCCCGGCAGCGATCGGCCTGCTCGGCCTGGGCGCCTTCGCGCTGTGGGAGCTGCACACCCCGTACCCGATGCTCGACATGCACTTCTTCCGCAACCAGAAGTTCGTCGGCGCCGTCGGCGGCTCGATCCTGGTCGTCTTCGGCATGGGCGGCTCGCTCTTCCTGCTCACCCAGCACCTGCAGTTCGTCCTCGGTTACGAACCCCTCGAGGCGGGCCTGCGGATGGCGCCGCTCGCCCTGACGATCGTCGGACTCAACCTGACCGGCATCGGCCCGAAGGTCGTCATGAAGCTGGGCACCCCGCCCACCGTCGCCCTCGGCATGACCCTGGTCGCCGCCGGTCTCACCTCGATCTCGCTGCTCGGCGGCGGCACGGACGGCAGCTACTGGGGCATGCTGCTCGGCCTGGTCCTGATGGGCGCCGGCATCGCCGTCTCCTCCCCGGCGATGGCCAACGCGCTCATGAGCGCCATCCCGCCGGAGAAGGCGGGCGTGGGCGCCGGGATCAACGGCACGCTCGCCGAGTTCGGCAACGGCCTCGGCGTCGCCGTCCTCGGTGCCGTCCTCAACGCCCGCTTCGCCGCCCTCGTCGCCGTCACCGCCACCTCCCTCCCGGCCGCCCTGGCCGCGGCGGGCAGCGACGCCCAGCGACAGCAGATCTCCGACGCCTTCGCCTCCGGCCTGCAGACCAGCCAGCTGGTCGGCGCGGTCGCCGTCTTCGCCGGCGGACTGCTCGCCGCGGCCCTGCTCCAGCGGGCCGAACGGGCGGAGCGGCGCGAGCAGGGCGCGGAGAACCTCGAAGTGGCTGCATAG
- a CDS encoding TetR/AcrR family transcriptional regulator, which produces MVKAADRAKNPARSSVWLENRATRSGGGPAGLDRERIVSTAIRMLDEDGLAKLSMRRLATELNVTAMSLYWYVDTKDDIIEFALDAVHEAIDLAAVEAAGSWQERLRLMANDYRRMLVAHPWVSSISGTYLNVGPQAVAVAKGIYYLIESTGLPLDGQPGATSAVFQFVYGFGTVEGHFERRAVETGMSQDEYYREAIEAFVDEPRFADDLKIMRPVIDERANRPMDALWDRDFDYALDVLIAGIEVMVARGQEK; this is translated from the coding sequence ATGGTCAAGGCGGCGGACAGGGCCAAGAACCCTGCGCGTTCCAGCGTCTGGCTGGAGAACCGGGCCACCCGCAGCGGCGGCGGCCCGGCCGGGCTCGACCGGGAGCGGATCGTGAGCACCGCGATCCGGATGCTCGACGAGGACGGCCTCGCCAAGCTGTCGATGCGCAGGCTGGCGACCGAGCTGAACGTCACCGCGATGTCCCTGTACTGGTACGTGGACACCAAGGACGACATCATCGAGTTCGCGCTCGACGCCGTCCACGAGGCGATCGACCTGGCGGCCGTCGAGGCGGCGGGGAGCTGGCAGGAACGGCTCCGGCTGATGGCGAACGACTACCGCCGGATGCTGGTCGCCCACCCGTGGGTCTCGTCGATCTCGGGGACCTACCTCAACGTCGGGCCGCAGGCCGTCGCCGTCGCGAAGGGCATCTACTACCTGATCGAGTCGACCGGGCTGCCGCTGGACGGGCAGCCGGGAGCCACCTCGGCCGTCTTCCAGTTCGTGTACGGATTCGGCACGGTCGAGGGGCACTTCGAGCGGCGGGCCGTCGAGACGGGCATGTCGCAGGACGAGTACTACCGGGAGGCGATCGAGGCCTTCGTGGACGAACCGCGGTTCGCCGACGACCTGAAGATCATGCGGCCCGTCATCGACGAGCGGGCCAACCGCCCGATGGACGCGCTGTGGGACCGCGACTTCGACTACGCCCTGGACGTGCTGATCGCGGGCATCGAGGTCATGGTCGCCCGCGGGCAGGAGAAGTAA